A single Lolium perenne isolate Kyuss_39 chromosome 6, Kyuss_2.0, whole genome shotgun sequence DNA region contains:
- the LOC127308022 gene encoding putative clathrin assembly protein At5g57200 → MGSWRKAYGALKDSTRVGLAKVNSDFKDLDIAIVKATNHVECPPKERHVRKIFYATSVSRPRADVAYCIYTLSRRLSKTKNWTVALKTLIVIHRLLREGDPTFKEEFMAYSYRGNILHMANFKDDSSPLAWDCSAWVRTYALFLEERLECFRVLKYDIETERLTKSSQCSTKAHSRTRTLPCLDLMEHLPALQQLLFRLMGCQPEGAACSNYLIQYALALALKESFKIYCAINDGIINLVDMFFDMPKYDAIKALAIYKRAGMQAENLADFYDFCKDLELARTFQFPTLRQPPPSFLATMEEYIREAPRPSIKSVESGERKLLTYNEEEAPKEPEKPVEEQKEETVETEQEPEPEPEQQQLQPLQTTGDLLNLDEEVNPLITDLEEHNALALAIVAPGDQNNAPTRLDLFSGSTSGWELALVTAPSSHTSQPIETKLAGGFDKLLLDSLYEDEARRQQIASMTYHGSSGQANPFETNDPFAMSNSFTPPSNVQLAMVTQQQHYFQAQQHQQQYYQPQLQEQYFQAQHHQHQYFQAQQHQHQYCQQQPMSSAHSSGAYNPFGDPFSDLVTLASPKQGNSSLL, encoded by the exons ATGGGGTCGTGGCGCAAGGCCTACGGCGCCCTCAAGGACTCCACCAGGGTCGGCCTCGCCAAGGTCAACAGCGACTTCAAG GATTTGGATATTGCGATTGTGAAGGCGACCAACCACGTAGAATGCCCTCCCAAGGAACGGCACGTCAGAA AAATATTCTACGCAACCTCGGTGAGCCGCCCTCGAGCCGATGTCGCGTACTGCATTTACACCTTGTCGAGGAGGCTGTCCAAGACAAAGAATTGGACA GTCGCTTTGAAGACATTGATAGTGATACACAGGCTTCTGCGAGAAGGCGACCCTACGTTCAAAGAGGAGTTCATGGCCTACTCATACAGAGGAAACATCTTGCACATGGCGAACTTCAAGGATGACTCGAGCCCATTAG CTTGGGATTGCTCCGCATGGGTTCGCACCTACGCGCTCTTCCTGGAGGAACGGCTCGAGTGCTTTAGGGTTCTGAAATACGACATCGAAACGGAGCGTCTCACGAAATCTTCCCAGTGTTCTACCAAG GCACATAGTAGAACCCGGACACTGCCTTGCCTTGATCTTATGGAGCATTTGCCTGCATTGCAGCAGCTGCTTTTCAGGCTTATGGGCTGCCAG CCTGAAGGTGCAGCGTGCTCAAATTACCTTATTCAGTATGCATTAGCCTTG GCTTTGAAGGAGAGTTTCAAGATATACTGTGCAATCAATGATGGAATCATCAATCTTGTTGATATG TTCTTTGACATGCCAAAGTATGATGCTATCAAGGCTCTTGCTATCTATAAAAGAGCCGGCATGCAG GCAGAAAATCTTGCCGATTTTTACGACTTCTGCAAAGATCTTGAGCTTGCCAGGACGTTCCAGTTTCCTACCCTCAGACAG CCACCCCCATCATTTCTTGCAACAATGGAGGAGTACATCAGAGAAGCACCACGTCCCTCAATCAAGAGTGTT gagagtggggagAGGAAGCTACTAACCTACAATGAAGAAGAAGCTCCAAAGGAACCCGAAAAGCCGGTAGAAGAGCAGAAAGAAGAGACCGTAGAGACTGAACAGGAACCCGAGCCTGAGCCGGAACAACAACAATTGCAACCACTGCAAACTACTGGAGATTTACTC AACCTGGATGAAGAGGTGAATCCCTTGATCACGGACCTCGAAGAACACAATGCGCTTGCGCTTGCTATTGTGGCACCAG GTGATCAAAACAACGCGCCAACTCGTCTAGACTTGTTTTCTGGCAGCACATCTGGGTGGGAGCTGGCCCTCGTCACTGCTCCAAGCAGCCACACCAGCCAACCTATTGAGACCAAATTG GCTGGGGGCTTTGACAAGTTGCTACTTGACAGCCTCTACGAAGATGAGGCGAGGAGGCAGCAGATAGCCAGCATGACCTACCACGGCAGCTCTGGACAAGCCAACCCGTTCGAAACCAATGACCCTTTCGCCATGTCCAATAGCTTCACGCCACCATCCAACGTCCAGCTGGCAATGGTGACTCAGCAGCAGCACTACTTCCAGGCTCAgcaacatcagcaacaatattaccaGCCTCAACTGCAGGAGCAGTATTTCCAGGCTCAGCATCATCAGCACCAGTATTTCCAGGCTCAGCAGCATCAGCACCAGTATTGCCAGCAGCAGCCTATGTCTTCCGCGCACTCGTCCGGAGCTTACAATCCCTTTGGTGATCCTTTCAGTGACCTTGTAACATTGGCTTCTCCAAAACAAGGCAATTCAAGTTTGCTCTGA
- the LOC127308023 gene encoding glycosyltransferase BC10 has protein sequence MKASRVWRRGSKDMTAMPPPRHRGAAKKPMWIIVLLSIVIVSLIGAYVYPPRRYSACYFFASSVCTPFKDWLPAVTLREPTDEEIASAVVIRDLLSMPMPVSKNPKIAFMFLTPDSLPFERLWEKFLQDQEGRYSIYIHASREKPVHNSSLFLNREIRSEKVVWGRVSMVDAEKRLLANALQDIDNQFFVLLSDSCIPLHTFDHIYNYLMRANVSFVDSYLDPGVHGTGRYFIEMFPEIERRDFRKGHQWFAVTRRHAILIMADTLYYRKFKLYCKPAVGRNCIADEHYLPTLFNIVDPGGISNWSVTHVDWSEGKWHPRSYRAADITYALLKNLTSFNENVHIASDDAKTVTSTPCILDGTKRPCFLFARKFYPDTLNNLLELFSSDTSA, from the exons atgaaagcatcgcGAGTGTGGCGGCGGGGCAGCAAGGACATGACAGCCATGCCACCTCCACGCCACCGAGGCGCTGCCAAGAAGCCCATGTGGATAATTGTGCTACTGTCAATTGTTATTGTTTCCTTGATTGGGGCCTACGTGTATCCTCCACGGCGCTACTCCGCCTGTTACTTCTTTGCTTCAAGTGTTTGCACCCCATTTAAGGATTGGCTCCCTGCTGTGACTCTGCGGGAGCCGACCGATGAAGAGATTGCTTCAGCTGTGGTTATCAGGGATCTGCTATCAATGCCTATGCCCGTGTCAAAGAATCCAAAGATCGCTTTTATGTTCTTAACACCTGATTCATTGCCCTTTGAGAGATTGTGGGAGAAGTTCTTACAG GACCAGGAGGGACGATATTCGATTTATATCCATGCATCGCGTGAAAAACCTGTGCATAATAGCTCTCTGTTTTTGAACCGTGAAATTCGTAGTGAAAAG GTAGTATGGGGGAGGGTTTCAATGGTTGATGCAGAGAAGAGGCTGTTGGCAAATGCATTGCAAGATATTGATAATCAGTTCTTTGTCTTGCTTTCTGACAG CTGCATTCCACTACATACATTTGATCACATCTACAATTATCTGATGAGAGCAAATGTTAGCTTCGTTGATAG CTACCTGGATCCTGGTGTTCATGGAACTGGAAGGTATTTTATAGAAATGTTCCCTGAAATAGAACGAAGGGACTTCAGGAAGGGTCACCAG TGGTTTGCTGTAACAAGAAGGCATGCTATACTGATTATGGCAGACACTCTTTACTACAGAAAGTTCAAGCTATATTGCAAG CCAGCAGTGGGACGGAACTGTATTGCTGATGAGCATTACTTGCCAACCTTGTTCAAT ATAGTAGATCCTGGTGGAATCTCTAATTGGTCAGTGACACATGTTGACTGGTCTGAGGGTAAATGGCATCCTAGGTCCTATAGAGCGGCGGATATTACCTATGCACTCCTAAAGAACTTAACG TCTTTCAATGAGAATGTACACATTGCAAGCGATGATGCT AAAACTGTGACATCGACCCCATGTATATTGGACGGAACAAAGAGACCGTGCTTCCTTTTTGCAAGAAAATTTTACCCAGATACTCTCAACAATCTACTGGAGCTATTTTCCAGTGACACATCTGCTTGA